In Granulicatella elegans, one genomic interval encodes:
- a CDS encoding ISL3 family transposase: MTTIQEVVLQIKDKNVKWEDNVEEGYFKKKKSLFFFATYTYCPDACPNCSCVNRDFSIVKNGTRTSRITLNPVSGLPAFLKLRKQRFFCRECSHSFTADTTSIVDLNAFISKNVKNEIKVKACKTVSESHIAKEMNVSVHTVRRVVNETAESLRIKPLNELPEHMCWDEFKSVASAEASMSFAYCDAITHQLVDVIQDRKMKNLVRYFNQFPLQTRLNVKTISIDMYAPYIKVIKHLFPKAKIIIDPFHIIQALNRELNKTRTRKMNQVRFKDRRLYNKLKRYWKLILKNRDDLQSYHYSYYRLFDWLTHSQGIVDYLLQEVPSLKPEYETVHQLREVFKERNFIEFKEELISVQPKLLSDGLNRVLQTFKKFLPYLQNSCEYPTLSNGPIEGINNKIKVLKRNAYGYSSFTHFRNRILLMSKLFTPTTKKGIKQPDAA; the protein is encoded by the coding sequence ATGACTACTATACAAGAAGTTGTGCTACAAATCAAAGATAAAAATGTAAAATGGGAAGATAATGTAGAAGAAGGGTATTTTAAGAAGAAAAAAAGCTTGTTTTTCTTCGCTACCTATACCTATTGCCCAGACGCTTGCCCTAACTGTAGTTGTGTAAATCGTGATTTTTCTATTGTTAAAAACGGTACTCGTACTTCTAGAATTACGCTTAATCCGGTTTCTGGATTGCCTGCTTTTCTTAAATTAAGAAAACAGCGTTTCTTCTGCCGTGAATGCTCTCATAGTTTTACTGCTGATACAACTAGTATCGTAGACCTTAATGCTTTTATTTCTAAAAATGTAAAAAATGAAATTAAAGTCAAAGCTTGCAAAACAGTTTCTGAATCTCATATCGCTAAAGAAATGAATGTTTCTGTTCATACTGTTCGCAGAGTTGTCAATGAAACTGCTGAATCTCTTAGAATTAAGCCTTTAAATGAGTTACCTGAACATATGTGTTGGGATGAATTTAAGTCTGTAGCCTCCGCTGAAGCTAGTATGAGTTTTGCTTATTGTGACGCTATTACTCATCAACTTGTTGATGTTATTCAAGATAGAAAAATGAAGAATTTAGTTCGTTATTTCAACCAGTTTCCTCTACAAACACGTTTAAATGTTAAAACAATTTCGATTGATATGTATGCTCCATACATTAAAGTGATTAAACATTTATTCCCTAAGGCTAAAATTATTATTGATCCATTTCATATTATTCAAGCTTTAAATAGAGAATTAAACAAGACAAGAACAAGAAAAATGAATCAAGTACGCTTTAAAGATAGACGTCTTTATAATAAATTAAAACGTTACTGGAAACTAATCTTAAAAAATCGAGATGACCTTCAATCCTATCACTACAGCTATTACAGATTATTCGATTGGTTAACGCATTCTCAAGGAATTGTAGATTATTTATTACAAGAAGTACCTTCACTTAAACCAGAATATGAAACAGTACATCAATTAAGAGAAGTTTTTAAAGAGAGAAATTTCATTGAATTTAAAGAAGAATTGATAAGTGTACAACCAAAACTTCTGTCTGATGGATTAAATCGTGTTCTCCAAACATTTAAGAAATTTTTACCGTATTTACAAAATTCTTGTGAGTATCCAACACTTTCAAATGGACCTATTGAAGGGATTAACAACAAGATAAAAGTACTTAAAAGAAATGCATATGGCTACAGCAGTTTTACTCATTTTAGAAATAGAATTCTACTAATGTCTAAACTATTTACTCCAACAACTAAAAAAGGAATTAAGCAACCTGACGCTGCTTAA
- a CDS encoding ABC transporter permease yields the protein MKFWYFLKVNIQMMFKQFHMLFFMIVLAPLVVGLFINFSCKNVIERKPNKVDTLLYVENQDQEVLGNIVQKTLEQLYEQEIIALTTDKEKAELIAIIPTDFSKTVSEGQQTNPIQVQKKSKVSTSDQLTYEIILKNITGQLFEQAELKELVKDKKQVDDATAAVVSTQILQKTNEVLSTELYQRNDYQTSRMLTSEQYFSTAQLTMILAIVFSTVVASAVKPELSGLNKRVKLLPLSVRQRETYGLISNFIQFYFFTLLYVGIWKLINPSTFNGNLLGIAGILAIQLFAILSIAGFVSIFITEKTLGLFSSIISIGFVLFSGALPLDKMSPMFHGFADNLFRRVLVEPIIRMMQQESVAEFIIVYLVIIIVSLIIMELQICCLQRREEY from the coding sequence ATGAAGTTTTGGTATTTTTTAAAAGTAAATATTCAGATGATGTTCAAACAGTTTCATATGCTGTTTTTTATGATTGTATTAGCTCCGCTAGTAGTAGGACTGTTTATTAATTTTTCATGTAAAAATGTCATTGAACGTAAACCGAATAAAGTAGATACATTATTATATGTAGAAAATCAAGATCAAGAAGTGCTAGGAAATATTGTCCAAAAAACGCTTGAACAATTATATGAACAAGAAATCATCGCCCTTACAACTGATAAAGAAAAGGCAGAATTGATTGCTATTATTCCAACAGATTTTTCCAAAACCGTATCAGAGGGTCAGCAAACAAATCCAATTCAAGTACAAAAGAAATCAAAAGTTTCAACGAGTGATCAATTGACGTATGAAATTATCTTGAAAAATATTACAGGTCAATTATTCGAGCAAGCAGAATTGAAGGAATTGGTGAAGGATAAAAAACAAGTGGATGATGCAACGGCAGCTGTAGTATCTACGCAGATTCTTCAAAAAACAAATGAGGTTCTTAGTACAGAACTCTATCAACGAAATGATTATCAAACAAGTCGAATGTTGACAAGCGAGCAATATTTCTCTACGGCACAATTAACGATGATTTTGGCTATAGTTTTTTCAACAGTGGTGGCAAGTGCTGTGAAGCCTGAATTAAGTGGGCTAAATAAACGAGTGAAATTATTACCCCTTAGTGTTCGCCAAAGAGAAACGTATGGATTGATTTCGAATTTTATCCAATTTTATTTTTTTACTTTATTATATGTAGGAATTTGGAAGCTCATTAATCCATCAACTTTTAATGGCAATCTATTGGGAATTGCAGGGATTTTAGCGATTCAATTATTTGCAATACTATCGATAGCAGGATTTGTAAGTATATTTATTACGGAGAAAACGTTAGGATTATTTTCTTCTATTATCTCTATTGGATTTGTTCTTTTTTCAGGAGCTCTTCCACTCGATAAAATGAGTCCAATGTTCCATGGATTTGCAGATAATCTATTTAGAAGAGTATTAGTTGAACCAATTATTCGTATGATGCAACAAGAATCTGTAGCAGAATTTATCATAGTCTATTTGGTTATTATCATTGTAAGTTTAATCATTATGGAATTACAAATTTGTTGTTTACAAAGAAGGGAGGAATACTAA
- a CDS encoding ABC transporter ATP-binding protein, producing the protein MVQIELNHIHKKYDNADFYSVTDFNLHIKDREFIVFVGPSGCGKSTTLRMIAGLEDISEGELKIGDTVMNDVAPKDRDIAMVFQNYALYPHMSVYDNMAFGLKLRKYDKAEIDKRVKNAAEILGLAQYLERKPAALSGGQRQRVALGRAIVRDAKVFLMDEPLSNLDAKLRVAMRAEIAKLHRRLETTTIYVTHDQTEAMTMADRIVIMKDGIVQQIGSPQEVYNTPNNVFVAGFIGSPAMNFFKVTLQDGVISNGKGLALQLPLAKQNLLEEKGYNGKELIFGIRPEDIKGSQIVLETYPSSSVKAEVVVSELLGAETMLYTKVDDTEFVSKVDARDFHNPGEMVDLAFDLNKSHFFDAETETVIR; encoded by the coding sequence ATGGTGCAAATTGAATTAAATCATATTCACAAAAAATACGATAATGCTGATTTCTATTCAGTAACAGACTTTAACTTACATATCAAAGATCGTGAGTTTATTGTATTCGTAGGACCTTCTGGATGTGGTAAATCTACAACTTTACGTATGATTGCTGGTTTAGAAGATATTTCTGAAGGTGAATTAAAAATTGGGGACACTGTAATGAACGATGTGGCTCCTAAAGATCGTGACATCGCAATGGTATTCCAAAACTATGCATTATATCCACATATGAGTGTTTATGATAACATGGCATTCGGATTAAAATTACGTAAATATGACAAAGCTGAAATCGATAAACGTGTTAAAAATGCAGCAGAAATCTTAGGATTAGCTCAATACTTAGAACGTAAACCAGCAGCTTTATCAGGTGGACAACGTCAACGTGTGGCTTTAGGTCGTGCAATCGTTCGTGATGCTAAAGTATTCTTAATGGACGAACCTCTATCAAACTTAGATGCTAAATTACGTGTTGCTATGCGTGCAGAAATCGCTAAATTACACCGTCGTTTAGAAACAACTACAATTTATGTAACACACGACCAAACTGAAGCGATGACAATGGCTGACCGTATTGTTATTATGAAAGACGGTATCGTTCAACAAATTGGTTCTCCTCAAGAAGTTTACAATACTCCAAATAATGTATTCGTAGCTGGATTCATTGGATCACCAGCAATGAACTTCTTCAAAGTAACATTACAAGATGGCGTAATTTCAAACGGTAAAGGTTTAGCTTTACAATTACCATTAGCTAAACAAAATCTATTAGAAGAAAAAGGATACAACGGTAAAGAATTAATCTTCGGTATTCGTCCAGAAGATATTAAAGGTTCACAAATTGTTCTTGAAACATATCCTTCATCTTCTGTAAAAGCTGAAGTTGTTGTATCAGAATTATTAGGTGCTGAAACTATGTTATATACTAAAGTAGATGACACTGAATTCGTATCTAAAGTGGATGCTCGTGACTTCCACAACCCAGGAGAAATGGTTGATTTAGCATTTGACTTAAATAAATCACATTTCTTCGATGCAGAAACTGAAACAGTTATTCGTTAA
- a CDS encoding PIN/TRAM domain-containing protein translates to MDSSVKGQLFAKRMISLIFVILGGSLGVTYLSLFWELIGISNDWLNSAVCSAVIGAIIFFFISLLLTKPIMAGFKKLEKLVNQLSVTYLVFGLLGMLLGLVVASFISLPLTNLQIPAITQVAPIVLSIIFGYLGFYIGTSRRGDFQKLVSLKKKTEEPQVLERKVDDAFHKYKILDTSVIIDGRIYDIAQTGFLEGVLVIPVFVLNELQYIADSSDSVKRVRGRRGLDILNALQKESKVPVETYDGDYDDITEVDRKLIRLAKAIDGVIITNDYNLNKVSEFQNVPVFNINALANAIKPVVIPGEMMKIQVIKSGTERQQGVAYMDDGTMIVVEDGQYYMNQEIDVIVTSALQTAAGRMIFAKPAHSQKKMNKPEE, encoded by the coding sequence ATGGATTCATCCGTAAAAGGTCAACTTTTTGCTAAACGAATGATTAGCCTTATCTTTGTCATTTTAGGCGGTAGTTTGGGAGTGACCTATTTATCATTATTTTGGGAATTAATAGGAATTTCCAATGATTGGTTGAATTCTGCTGTGTGTAGCGCGGTGATTGGTGCCATTATTTTCTTTTTTATTTCTTTATTATTAACTAAACCAATCATGGCAGGATTTAAAAAATTAGAAAAACTAGTAAATCAATTATCCGTTACTTATTTAGTATTTGGATTATTAGGAATGTTACTAGGATTAGTAGTCGCTTCATTTATTAGTTTACCACTAACAAATTTACAAATACCGGCGATTACACAAGTTGCACCAATAGTATTAAGTATTATTTTTGGATATTTAGGATTTTATATAGGAACGAGTCGTCGTGGGGATTTTCAGAAATTAGTAAGTTTAAAGAAAAAAACAGAAGAACCTCAAGTGCTTGAAAGAAAAGTGGATGATGCTTTCCATAAATATAAAATTTTGGATACGAGCGTGATTATAGATGGACGAATTTATGATATTGCGCAAACAGGATTTTTAGAAGGAGTATTAGTGATTCCAGTCTTTGTACTGAATGAATTACAATATATTGCGGATAGCTCTGATAGTGTAAAACGAGTTCGTGGACGTAGAGGATTAGATATTCTGAATGCTTTACAAAAAGAATCGAAAGTTCCTGTTGAAACATATGATGGAGACTATGATGATATTACTGAAGTGGATCGTAAGTTAATTCGATTAGCTAAAGCGATTGATGGTGTTATTATTACGAATGACTATAATTTGAATAAAGTTAGCGAATTTCAAAATGTTCCGGTCTTCAATATTAACGCATTAGCAAATGCCATTAAACCTGTTGTAATTCCTGGAGAAATGATGAAAATTCAAGTTATCAAATCGGGGACTGAAAGACAACAAGGGGTTGCTTATATGGATGATGGGACAATGATTGTAGTCGAAGATGGTCAGTATTATATGAATCAAGAAATTGACGTCATTGTAACGAGTGCATTACAAACAGCAGCTGGAAGAATGATTTTCGCAAAACCTGCTCATTCACAAAAGAAAATGAATAAACCAGAAGAGTAG
- a CDS encoding IS1182 family transposase, whose translation MYKNYTTPTDTLELNFTLTVPKNHIAQFINQFVDSIPDSIIFPNTTSKMGRPAHHPRMLLKMILFAYTRSTYSGRKIVQLNEENIPMQWLSQQTYVCYHVINNFRSNEQFSSIIKNIFVYFTLLLQHYHIIDSDSLFIDGTKVQADANRYSFVWRKAIERYDEALNEKISTLYDQLIQNQVNIALSEEEKITEYGVHAMIEATNNSLEQLEELIEEEPKHIVGGSKNKQKKRLLNSFKRQLEKDFLPRKEKYTIAKETFDNRNSYSKTDNDATFMCMKEDAMKNRELKPGYNLQIATNHQYVLGFDVFPNPTDMRTLKPFLNSFKLLDKFSIIIADAGYGSEENYQLILEEYEKTPLIPYTMYEKEQTKKFKNDPSNRQNWYYNEEEDYYIDHLGVKFSFKYYSTRNDKNGFTRRFKVYETDSIQETEALDELAKTPTGQQRQIRVNQVWESYKETIKEALHSDRGSSIYAQRKIEVEPVFGQMKRNFGMRRTHVRGKNAVHNDIGLLFLGMNLQRLRKYILNNMNQGWFIPLDFTEFIKKHVLILISVKIGTCFLLFLRLFAQPLFVTPHLKNQHFLIVYYP comes from the coding sequence ATGTACAAAAATTATACCACACCAACAGATACTTTAGAACTAAATTTTACATTAACCGTCCCTAAAAACCACATTGCTCAATTTATTAATCAGTTTGTAGATTCTATTCCAGATTCTATTATCTTTCCTAATACAACATCAAAAATGGGTAGACCTGCTCATCATCCTCGTATGTTATTAAAAATGATTCTCTTCGCTTATACTCGTTCTACGTATAGTGGTAGAAAAATTGTTCAATTAAATGAAGAAAATATTCCGATGCAGTGGCTTTCTCAACAAACTTATGTCTGTTACCATGTTATTAATAATTTTAGAAGTAATGAACAGTTTTCCTCTATCATTAAAAACATTTTCGTATACTTTACTTTATTACTCCAACACTATCATATTATTGATTCAGATAGTTTATTTATTGATGGTACAAAAGTTCAAGCAGATGCCAATCGTTATTCATTTGTATGGCGTAAAGCTATTGAAAGATATGATGAAGCTTTAAATGAAAAAATTAGTACATTATATGATCAATTAATTCAAAATCAAGTGAATATTGCTTTATCAGAAGAAGAAAAAATTACTGAATATGGTGTTCATGCCATGATTGAAGCTACTAATAACTCTCTAGAACAGTTAGAAGAACTCATTGAAGAAGAACCTAAACATATTGTTGGTGGTTCTAAAAACAAACAGAAAAAACGCTTGTTAAATTCTTTTAAACGTCAACTTGAAAAAGATTTTCTGCCTCGTAAAGAAAAATATACGATAGCTAAGGAAACATTTGATAACCGGAATAGTTATTCTAAAACAGATAACGATGCTACTTTTATGTGTATGAAAGAAGATGCCATGAAAAATCGAGAATTAAAACCTGGCTATAATCTTCAAATCGCAACGAATCATCAATATGTTTTAGGTTTTGATGTATTTCCTAATCCTACAGATATGCGTACTCTTAAACCATTTTTAAATTCATTTAAACTATTAGACAAATTTTCTATTATTATTGCGGATGCTGGATACGGTAGTGAAGAAAACTATCAATTGATTCTTGAAGAGTATGAAAAGACACCTTTGATTCCTTACACAATGTACGAAAAAGAACAAACGAAGAAATTTAAAAATGATCCATCTAATAGACAAAATTGGTATTACAATGAAGAGGAAGATTATTATATTGATCATTTAGGTGTAAAATTTAGTTTTAAATATTATTCAACAAGAAACGATAAGAATGGATTTACTCGTAGATTTAAAGTGTATGAGACAGATTCAATTCAAGAAACAGAAGCATTGGATGAATTAGCGAAAACTCCTACTGGACAACAACGTCAAATCCGTGTAAACCAAGTTTGGGAATCTTATAAAGAAACGATTAAAGAAGCGTTACATAGTGACCGTGGAAGTAGTATATATGCTCAACGAAAAATTGAAGTTGAGCCAGTTTTCGGTCAAATGAAGCGCAATTTTGGCATGCGCAGAACTCATGTTAGAGGTAAAAATGCAGTTCATAATGACATTGGTCTGCTCTTTTTAGGGATGAATTTGCAGAGATTAAGGAAATATATCTTAAATAATATGAATCAAGGGTGGTTTATCCCCCTTGATTTTACTGAATTTATTAAAAAGCACGTCCTAATTTTGATTTCAGTCAAAATCGGGACGTGCTTTCTTCTATTTTTGAGACTTTTTGCCCAGCCTCTTTTTGTTACTCCTCATTTAAAAAATCAGCATTTTCTAATCGTTTACTATCCATAA
- the radA gene encoding DNA repair protein RadA, protein MAKATVSYLCSECGYVSPRYLGKCPNCGQWSTMEEYKEVATSSTKKQSLVSHSEEKNRAKPLRIDQVAYERVKRVETSMQELDRVLGGGVVPGSLVLIGGDPGIGKSTLLLQVSSQLQKSGGSVLYVSGEESAAQVKMRAERLGMQADGFYIYPETNLQAVVTQVEQLKPDYVIIDSIQTMAHPQATGIAGSVSQVRESTATLMRLAKLNQIAIFIVGHVTKEGALAGPRMLEHMVDTVLYFEGEKHHSFRILRSVKNRFGSTNEIGVFEMMQDGLKEVVNPSEVFLEERLKGATGSAIVVSLEGTRPILAEVQCLLSPAIFGNARRTTSGLDYNRVALLMAVLEKRAGLLLQNQDAYFKSTGGLKLNEPAIDLAIAMSIVSSYKEQGTAVDDCFVGEIGLTGEIRRVNRISDRVKEAQKLGFKRIFIPKNNIDGWEFPKGIEVVGVSSVKEAIQKAF, encoded by the coding sequence ATGGCAAAAGCAACCGTTAGCTATCTATGTTCAGAATGTGGGTATGTTTCTCCTAGATATTTAGGGAAATGTCCAAATTGTGGACAATGGAGTACGATGGAAGAATATAAGGAAGTTGCTACAAGTAGTACTAAAAAACAATCTTTAGTGAGTCATTCTGAAGAAAAAAATCGAGCAAAACCACTTCGTATTGATCAAGTTGCTTATGAACGTGTCAAACGTGTAGAAACTTCGATGCAAGAATTAGATCGTGTATTAGGTGGTGGAGTCGTTCCTGGTTCTCTTGTATTAATTGGTGGAGACCCTGGAATTGGGAAGTCTACTTTGTTATTACAAGTATCGAGTCAATTACAAAAATCAGGAGGCAGTGTTTTATATGTTTCAGGTGAGGAAAGTGCTGCACAAGTAAAAATGCGTGCAGAACGTTTAGGGATGCAAGCAGATGGGTTTTATATTTATCCGGAAACAAATTTACAGGCTGTAGTGACACAAGTCGAACAATTAAAGCCAGACTATGTGATTATCGATTCGATTCAGACAATGGCTCATCCGCAAGCAACAGGAATTGCAGGAAGTGTTTCTCAAGTAAGAGAATCAACGGCAACATTGATGAGATTAGCGAAGTTAAATCAAATTGCGATTTTTATTGTAGGACATGTAACGAAAGAAGGAGCTTTGGCAGGGCCTAGAATGTTGGAACATATGGTGGATACGGTATTGTATTTTGAAGGGGAAAAACACCATAGTTTTAGGATTTTACGTTCGGTAAAAAATCGTTTCGGTTCGACAAATGAAATTGGTGTATTTGAGATGATGCAAGATGGATTAAAAGAAGTGGTGAATCCGTCAGAAGTTTTCTTAGAGGAACGATTAAAAGGGGCAACAGGATCTGCAATTGTTGTGTCGCTTGAAGGAACTCGTCCAATCTTAGCAGAAGTTCAATGTTTATTATCTCCAGCAATTTTTGGAAATGCTCGAAGAACAACGAGTGGATTGGATTATAATCGTGTAGCTCTACTAATGGCAGTATTAGAAAAGAGAGCCGGATTATTGTTACAAAATCAAGATGCTTATTTCAAATCTACAGGCGGTTTGAAATTAAATGAACCAGCAATTGATTTAGCGATTGCGATGAGTATTGTTTCAAGTTATAAAGAACAGGGAACAGCAGTAGATGATTGTTTTGTAGGAGAAATTGGATTAACGGGAGAAATTCGTCGTGTCAATCGTATTAGCGATCGTGTAAAGGAAGCACAAAAATTAGGGTTTAAACGAATTTTTATCCCAAAAAATAATATCGATGGATGGGAATTTCCAAAAGGAATTGAAGTTGTCGGAGTTTCCTCTGTGAAAGAAGCCATTCAAAAAGCATTTTAA
- a CDS encoding ABC transporter ATP-binding protein, translating to MAYVEIQSITKSFDEKKVLNQVSFEMMKGECFGLLGPNGAGKSTLIDIITGLKKTDQGDVLIDGMSIKEDALMIRQKLGVVPQELAIIEELNAVDNLTYFGGLYGLYGNTLKERIAEILAVTGLEEKKKEKVKTFSGGMKRRLNMGITLLHQPEFLILDEPTVGVDPQSRQHIFDFLETLNQKGTTILYTSHYMEEVEALCDRVFIMDLGEEVAYGTKEHVKELVGLTYSIEVVMDRVPQGFEQVVLDSENGIQEVTVSNRQMNLVVDRSIYSMMKFISLVEENHLVIKKVSVNETTLEEAFLKLTGKALRD from the coding sequence ATGGCATACGTTGAAATTCAATCTATTACAAAATCATTTGATGAGAAAAAAGTATTAAATCAAGTTTCTTTTGAAATGATGAAAGGGGAATGCTTTGGATTATTAGGTCCTAATGGAGCTGGTAAATCAACATTGATTGATATTATTACTGGATTAAAGAAAACAGACCAAGGAGATGTCTTGATTGATGGGATGTCGATTAAAGAAGACGCCTTGATGATTCGACAAAAATTAGGAGTCGTTCCACAAGAATTAGCGATTATTGAAGAATTAAATGCTGTCGATAATTTAACATATTTTGGTGGGTTATATGGCTTATATGGGAATACGCTAAAAGAGAGAATTGCAGAAATTCTAGCTGTAACTGGATTAGAAGAAAAGAAAAAAGAAAAAGTAAAAACTTTTTCAGGCGGGATGAAGAGACGATTGAATATGGGGATTACTCTCTTACATCAACCAGAATTTTTAATTTTAGATGAGCCAACAGTTGGTGTTGACCCACAATCGAGACAACATATTTTTGACTTTTTAGAAACTTTAAATCAAAAAGGAACTACTATTTTATATACTTCGCATTATATGGAAGAAGTGGAAGCATTATGTGATCGTGTATTTATTATGGACCTTGGAGAAGAAGTGGCCTATGGAACAAAAGAACATGTGAAGGAATTAGTCGGTTTAACGTATTCTATTGAAGTAGTAATGGATCGTGTTCCACAAGGATTCGAGCAAGTAGTGCTAGATAGCGAAAACGGGATTCAAGAAGTAACAGTTTCAAATCGTCAAATGAACTTAGTCGTGGATCGTTCGATTTATTCGATGATGAAATTTATTTCTTTAGTAGAAGAAAATCACTTAGTCATTAAAAAAGTTTCAGTCAATGAAACAACATTAGAAGAAGCCTTCTTGAAATTAACGGGAAAAGCACTACGAGATTAA
- a CDS encoding dUTP diphosphatase, with translation MERKRGFEIISSYQDKGINIPKRSTKHSAGYDFEAAETIVLPSIWKMIFKYCAVQLKQWVYRSDRKVVEAELEKEQKVLKPILVPTGIKAYMQEDEYLQLANRSSNPLKHFLVLPNGVGVVDSDYYNNEGNEGHIYFQLLNFGLFDKEIQKGNRIGQGIFHSFLKVDEDDEQEANERTGGFGSSGVR, from the coding sequence ATGGAAAGAAAACGTGGATTTGAAATTATATCAAGTTATCAAGATAAAGGGATTAATATCCCAAAACGTTCCACAAAACATTCAGCAGGATATGATTTTGAAGCAGCAGAAACAATTGTGTTACCAAGTATTTGGAAGATGATTTTTAAATATTGTGCTGTTCAATTAAAACAATGGGTGTACCGTAGCGATAGAAAAGTAGTGGAAGCTGAATTAGAAAAAGAACAAAAAGTATTAAAACCGATTTTAGTTCCTACAGGAATTAAAGCATATATGCAAGAAGATGAATATTTACAATTAGCAAACCGTTCTAGTAATCCATTAAAACACTTCTTAGTATTACCAAATGGAGTAGGAGTTGTGGATAGCGATTACTATAATAATGAAGGGAATGAAGGACATATTTATTTCCAATTATTGAATTTTGGATTATTTGATAAGGAAATTCAAAAAGGTAATCGTATCGGTCAAGGAATTTTCCATTCATTCTTGAAAGTAGATGAAGATGATGAACAAGAAGCGAATGAGAGAACAGGTGGATTTGGTTCATCAGGCGTTCGCTAG
- a CDS encoding potassium channel family protein: MTKTVGILGIGLFGTTIAKQLSQYDCDIIAVDSQEENVNRLEPYVAKGVIADITDIHVLEEIGISDCEVVVVATGSNLEASILAVMHCHKLGVPKIVAKAKSKTSTEILMKMGATRIINPEKETGIRVAKNIVYHKLADVISLDENISLVEFYPPLSWVGKSLDSLQLRQKYDLNLIGYRTEENASLNTQLSADFEVKEKFMLVAIMDSKRLENADFLNEE; this comes from the coding sequence ATGACAAAAACAGTAGGAATCTTAGGAATAGGCTTATTTGGTACTACCATTGCGAAGCAATTAAGCCAATATGACTGTGATATTATTGCAGTAGATAGTCAAGAAGAAAATGTGAATCGTTTAGAACCTTATGTGGCTAAAGGAGTCATTGCGGATATTACAGATATTCATGTATTAGAAGAAATTGGTATTAGTGATTGTGAAGTTGTAGTGGTAGCTACAGGAAGTAATTTAGAAGCAAGTATTTTAGCAGTGATGCATTGTCATAAATTAGGAGTTCCAAAAATTGTAGCCAAAGCAAAAAGTAAAACTTCAACAGAAATTTTAATGAAGATGGGAGCCACTAGAATTATTAATCCTGAAAAAGAAACAGGAATTCGAGTTGCAAAAAATATTGTATATCATAAATTAGCAGATGTAATTTCTTTAGATGAAAATATCTCCTTAGTAGAATTTTATCCACCATTATCATGGGTTGGAAAATCTTTAGATAGCTTACAATTACGCCAAAAATATGATTTGAACTTAATTGGCTATCGTACAGAAGAAAATGCTTCGTTAAATACACAATTAAGTGCTGATTTTGAAGTGAAAGAGAAGTTTATGTTAGTTGCTATTATGGATAGTAAACGATTAGAAAATGCTGATTTTTTAAATGAGGAGTAA